The DNA region GCAGTATATTTTATTTGGTGTTTGATTGAAATATTTGAACAACGCAGGACATAACCAACCTTCCATATTTTTATCTTGCCAGCGATACCAATTGCCGCCATATTCTTGTTTGACAAAAACCAATTCGGCTTGATATCCTGGAAAAGGATTTTCGGAAAACAAAAGTTTGAATCCTTTATCCGCGTTCGGGATATTTTGCACGAGAAGATCTATCATTTGGGGGATGCCGCTGACAAATGGTTCGCGAATAAGTCCGACGCGATCGTCATCAAAAACCCAGGTATACTCATATCGATATGGAAAGATTACCATCATGGCGTTAGACATTAAATTTATCTCCTTATCAAGGTTGTATAAAGGTGGGCAATGCCCACCCTAATCGCGCCTACCTCTGAAAAAATTACGAGATTTTTTTGAGCCAGGTCGATCGACACCTCCAGGCGAATTGTTCCGCATTTCTAGAGGCGATAATTGCTCTTGCGTTCGCACGTCATCGGTATTAAGGATAGGATTTTCCGAGTCAAGGCGTCTGTTTTGCAGAATTTGAATTTCTCTCTCAAATTGCCGCCTTCCTTCTCTGAAGAAGTCTTCCGAACTCGATCGAAATAAACCATTTGTGACGCGCTGCGGAATGTCGATCGCTCTTGTCGGTAAAGTTACTAATAAAACTATTGGAAATGCCAGCGCTGTAGCTGTAGCGATCGTTGCAAAAATCTGGTTTTGAATTATTTTCATCTTTCAATACCATAAAAATTTTACGCTGTCAATTATATTATATGCTCTAAAATCATAAATGTTTGGGCAGATCCCCGACTTCTCCAAGAAGTCGGGGATCTCTGTGCTGCACTCAAATCGAAATTTAGATTCAATAGGCAGAAAGTAACCTAAAATGCTATTAAATTAGCAAAAGATGCCTCAATATGTGCCGATTGCTTGGTTATCTTGGCCCACCGATTCTGCTCGATTATATTTTATCCAAACCGGAGCATTCGCTGATCGAACAAAGCTACCAACCAAGAGAGATGACATCTGGGTTGTTGAATGCTGATGGGTTTGGTATTGGTTGGTATCACGCACAACGAGACACCGATCCTTTTACTTACAAAAATTTGCTGCCCATCTGGAACGATATTAACTTACCGAACCTCAGTCGCTATATCGAGTCGGGTTGCATTGTTGCCAATGTTCGTAGTGCCACTGCGGGACAAGCAGTAGATTTGAGTAATTGTCAGCCTTTTCGTAGCGATCGTTTGTTATTCACTCATAATGGCTTTATCGAAAATTTTCGCCATAGTTTATACAGACCGATACGCAGCCGACTGAGGGATGAAACTTACCAGGCGATTGATGGTTCTACAGATTCAGAACATATTTTCGCACTGCTGATTAACGAGTTGCTAGCTAACCCAGATATTAATTTAGAAAAAGCATTGCAAAATACGTTAATAACTTTGTCGGAGTTGGCGCAATTGCATCAAGTCAATATCTCTGCCAACATCATTGTTACGGATGGAAAGCAATTAGTTGCATCTCGCTTTGGTAGGGGGAAACCTGCACCTTCGCTTTATTGGTTGCGGGACGATCCAGCTTTTCCAAATGCGGTAATTATTGCTTCGGAACCTTTATTTGCTGGGAATTGGATCGGCTTTTCTGAAAATAGCGTTATTAGTGTGGGAGAAGACCTTGATATCCAAATCGATTCGTTCTGAACTAAGCCAGTCCAGTACCGCAGACGAACGGCGACAAGAAATTAAACAGGCGATGCAGCTTTGTCGTGCTGGTACTTTGGCGCTATTTGAAGATATCGATCGCACAACTTTTTCCCAACAACCGCATCCAGAATTTAGTCCTGTAGGTTGGCATTTAGGTCATATTGGCTACGCGGAGGCTTTGTGGTTGTTGGAACATTGTGCAAAATCGCAGTTACCTCCTCTTACCAAGGATGGAAAAATTATCCCCTATCGTCACTTGTTGGCAGCTGATGGTTTACTGAAGGGAGAACGGGTTAATTTACCGACACTTGCAGAAATTTGCGCTTATTTGGATACAGTAAGAAAAGAAGTTTTTGATTATTTGGAAAGAGCGCCTTTAGATGAGGAAGAACGTCTTTGGCGGTTTATCATTCAACATGAAAGCCAGCACAGCGAAATTATTTATTTCCTATTGCAATTGCAACGACGGTCATCGCTCAATCCTCAATTTTCAGAAACACAACTAATAACTGACAACGGACAACTAACAGAGACGATCGCAATTCCGGCGGGTGAGTTTGAGATGGGGAATGATACGATCGATGCTTTGGATAACGAACGCCCCTGTCATCGAGTTTACCTGGATACTTATCAGATCGATCGCTACCCGGTGACTTGCGGACAATATCGCTTGTTTATGGAAGCAGGAGGCTATCAAAATCGGCAATGGTGGACACCTGCGGGATGGGAATGGTTGCAAGCAAATCAATTTACACAACCGCTTTATTGGATAGAAGACTCAGCATGGGACGATCGTCCCGTTTGTGGCGTTAGCTGGTACGAAGCAGATGCCTTTGCGCGATTTGTGGGCAAGCGACTGCCAACAGAGGCAGAATGGGAAAAAGCGGCTAGTTGGGATGCAGCAGCCAATCGTCGGCGCACATATCCGTGGGGTGAGGAAAAACCGAACGCGCATCTATGCAATCACGACTGCATAAAACAGAAGCAACAAGGAAATTCCGCAATCCAAAATCCCACCACCCCAGTAACTGCTTACCCTGCCGGTCAAAGTGCATACGGTTTGTACGATACTCTGGGGAATGTCTGGGAATGGACATCTAGTTGGTTCGATGGTTACGAAGGTTTTGAGTACTATCCTTACCGGGGATATTCGCAAGTTTATTTCGATCGACAGCATCGAGTGCTGAAAGGTGGCAGTTGGGCCACCCGTCCTTGGGCATTGCGCTGTAGCTTTCGCAACTGGTATCACCCAGGTGTGCGGCAAATTTTGGCAGGATTTCGGTGTGCAATAGGTAGGGGTTAGGGGAAGAAGGGCGTTAGGGATTGTGATAGTTTTGAAACATCGGCACCATGAGTCATATCATATCCGGTAACATCGATCGCGTAAAAATATCCCTCTCTTATCTGCGTATATCTGCGTACATCTGCGGTAAAAATTTACTCCTCTATCCCAGCAGAAAATTTTCCGCATCACTCTTACACTATCGGCACAACCAGACAAGGATCTTAAGTCGCCTTTTGGTGGGAAAATACGGAAAGAACGGACGCGATTTGGAAACATCTTGCGCTGGTGCGATTTTATCGTGTGGTGCTTTGTGTTTCACTGATTTAGTCTGTTGTGCAAATCTTTTTTATTTGGCGTTATTGTAGCGTGCGCGAAGCGCGATCGCTCCCATACAAACGGAGGTTGAATGACGATATCTAAAACTGCAAGCGGTAAAGCTGCTTTTCCATACACGATCGAAAAACGCTTGCAGATAGAGTATCTACTCAGCGCCACGGCGCTTTCCCAACATAAACAGTCTGACGGTAGCGATGTTGTCTGGGGATTGACTCAGACTCCCAAAACTATACCGCCGCGATATTTTTATGACGATCCCGGTTCCCAATTATTTGAGCAAATCTGCGAGTTACCGGAATACTATCTCACACGCACAGAAGGTGCAATTTTGCAAGGGTGCGCTGCTGAAATTGCTCGACTGACGGGTGCGTGCGAAATTGTGGAACTGGGTAGCGGTAGTTCAACTAAAACCCGCATTCTACTTGATGCCTACAATAAATTAGGCTACCCCCTGGGCTATGTGCCGATCGACGTGAGTGCTGGCATCCTCGAAAGCAGTGCGAGGGAATTGTTGGCAGATTATCCATCGCTGGTTGTTCGAGCTTTGGTTAGCACTTACGAACTGGCGCTGGAAAGACTGGAAGCATCTCGCTTGGCGACGCGGATGATTTGTTTTTTGGGTAGCACGCTGGGTAATCTCAATCGAGAAGAGTGCGATCGCTTTTTATCCCAAATCGCCGATGCGCTCAATGTAGGGGAATATTTCTTGCTTGGCGTAGATCTGCAAAAGTCGGAATATCTGCTGAATGCAGCTTATAACGACAGTCAAGGTGTCACGGCAGCTTTTAATTTGAATATGCTGGAGCATCTGAACTGGCGTTTTGATGGCAATTTTGACAAAGCGCAATTTGAACACTGGGCTTTTTACAACAAATCTCAGTCTCAAATTGAAATGCACTTGCGGAGTGTGCGATCGCAAACTGTGCAATTACGCGCTCTCGACCTCACAGTTGAGTTTGAAAAAGGCGAAACAATTTTTACGGAAATTTCCCGCAAATTCGACCTCAACTCCATACAGAAGGAACTCCAGGGACACGATTTAGTACCTCTTCAGGTTTGGACTGACCCAAATCAGTGGTTTGGTGTCCTTCTTTGTCAGATGCAAAAGACAAAATCAGTCTCCGTTACTGCTTAAAAAGCAGGATTATTTTCTGGTTTTGTTGAGGCGCACAAATATGTGCGCCTTTCACGTTATTTTAAGAAATAAATACATTTTTTAACTTTGCTCTTGAGGTAAATAAACCAAAGGTAATTGTAGCCTGGGCACTCCCAGCCTACAATTTTGTCCATAGCTACACAGAAACCCGGTTTCTAGGCTGTACTTTAGGGAACTGAAATCCGTTATAAGCAATTGCTTAAAACTCAGATGCGAAAAGCGCTTGTTATGACATTTTAACAAAGTGTATGAAATTTTAGTATAATTACTGAGTAATTTTGCTTACAAAAGTGTTTTAATTATAATTGTAAGAAAAAATTAAAGGGTGGCTGATTATGTTAGCCAACTTAAAGCTGAGAAAGTTATTGTGGCTGGGGTATTCTTTACCGATTACCTTAATGATTGTAGAAAGCGTAATAATAGGGGTTGCTTCGGTTAGAGTATCTGAGGGTTTTGTTAAAATAGATAGAGCGGAAGAAGCGATCGTTCAAACAAATCAAATGGCTGTGTCATTGTTGATGATGGTGCGTGATTTTAGAGGGTTTCTTCTCTTCAAGCGACCAGATTTACTAAACACATTTGAAACCAACTGGCTATCATTCCAAAATGCTTCTGAAGCTGCCCAAAAAGTTGTCGATAAGCCAGAACAAAAAGAGCGTCTAACTAAAATGATTGTTCAGGGCAGGGAATGGAAAAATGACTTTGCTAATGGCGTAATTAAAATGGCAATGTCTGGCAAAAGGGAAGAAGGATTGGCAATAGTACTATCAGGAAAAGGGGTAATTAGGGTTGATAAGTTCGATAAACTGAACCGAGAATTTAGCGAGGCAGCAAGAGCAGAACTGAGGGCAACTCAAACAGAAGCAAAAAATACATTGAACTCTCTAGTTTTAATGGCAGTGGGAGGGGCATTTTTTTCTGCGATCCTGAATGCGATCGCAGCTTATTGGATATGCAAAAAAGTAGCCCAGAGTATAGATAGAGAAACAGAAGTGATAGTCAGCTGTGCAAGTGAATTGGCTGTGACAGTAGAACAGCAGGAACGTGCGAGCAGTCAACAGGTTGGTTCTGTGAACCAAACGACCGTCACAATGGATGAATTGGGCGTTTCTTCCCAACAATCCGCCAAACAAGCAGAATCTGCTGCTACTGGTGCCCGTGAGGCATTAAACCTAGCTTTAAAGGGCAGCAAATCAGTAGCATATAGTTTAGATGGGATGGCTAAACTAAAGGAAAAAGTGAGCGCGATCGCCGAGCAAATTTTACACTTGAGTCAGCAGACGAATCAAATCGGCGAAATCTCGCGTTTTGTCAGCGATATCGCCAATCAGACAAATATGCTAGCCCTAAATGCAACGGTAGAAGCGGTGCGGGCGGGAGAAAATGGTAAAGGGTTTGGAGTTGTGGCGGCGGAAATTCGCAAACTAGCAGATGAGAGTAAAAAATCCGCAGTAAAAATTAACATCCTTGTTGCTGATATTCAAAGTGCGATCGATTCAACAGCAATCGTCACGAATGAAGGTACTAAAACTGTAGAAGAAGGAGTCGAAGTTGCCAAAAGCACAGCAGAAGCCTTCACGGGAGTGATGAATGCGATCGACAGCGTTGCTTTAAACAACCAACAAATCTCGCTCAATATCAATCAGCAAGCAGTTGCCATAAATCAAGTTGCCGATGCTATGAATACAATTAACTCGGCAGCAAAGGAAACAACTGGCGGTATTTCTCAAGTAAGGCTGGGAATTCAAAAACTCGATGATAGCGCACGCAACCTTAAGGCAGTTGTTTAAGAGACAACGATCGCACAACTGCCGCCAACTTGGTATTGCCGGAGCGATCGGCGACAATAGAAATCTTAACTCGCATATCTCTGACATCTAGAATGAACACCATCAAATACCTCCTCTCGGAAGACCAAATGCCTACTGCCTGGTACAACATACAGGCAGATTTATCCACACCTTTACCCCCCGTTCTCCATCCCGGTACGGGTCAACCAATTACTCCCGATGACCTGATTCCGCTTTTTCCGATGAGTCTCATCGAACAGGAAGTCACTCAACAACGTTGGATTGAGATACCAGACGAAGTAAAATCTATCTACCGTCAATGGCGACCGACACCACTTTATCGCGCCCGCCGACTGGAAAAAGTCCTCGATACTCCCGCCAAGATTTACTACAAATACGAAGGTGTCAGCCCTGCCGGAAGTCACAAACCCAATACTGCCGTTGCACAAGCTTACTATAACAAGCAGGCAGGCGTAAAACGATTGAGTACGGAAACGGGAGCCGGACAGTGGGGTTCCTCGCTAGCGTTTGCGGGGGCATTGTTTGGGTTGGAAGTATTAGTTTATATGGTAAAAGTTAGCTATCACCAAAAGCCTTACCGCCGTGCGTTGATGGAAGCTTATGGAGCGAGAGTAGTTGCCAGTCCCAGTCAAGAAACTCAAGCTGGGCGATCGATCCTAGCATCGCACCCCAACAGTACCGGTAGTTTGGGCATTGCTATTAGTGAAGCGGTAGAAGTTGCTGCCCAAGATGACGGAACTAAGTATGCTTTGGGTAGCGTTCTTAACCACGTTTTGTTGCACCAAACCGTAATTGGCTTGGAAGCTTTAGCACAGTTAGAAATGGCTGGAGATTATCCAGATATTGTAGTTGGTTGTACGGGTGGGGGTAGCAACTTCGCTGGCATTGCTTTTCCGTTTCTGGGTGCAAAGCTGCGGGGTGAAAGAGATGTGGAGATTATTGCTGTCGAACCTGCGGCTTGTCCATCTCTGACTCGTGGCAAGTATGCTTATGATTTTGGCGATACGGCTCACTTAACTCCATTGGTAAAAATGCACACTTTGGGTAGCACGTTTGTACCGGAAGGCATTCATGCAGGTGGCTTACGGTATCACGGGATGGCTCCCCTGGTAAGTCATGTAGTGAATTTGGGATTGGCGAAACCGCGTGCGGAATATCAGTTAGGTTGTTTCGCGGCAGGGTTGACTTTTGCTCGTGCAGAAGGTATTTTACCCGCTCCCGAAGCCAATCATGCAGTGAAAGCAGCGATCGACGAGGCATTAAAATGCAAGGAGTCTGGGGAAAGTAAAGTGATTCTATTTAACCTTTGCGGTCACGGACACTTCGATATGCAAGCTTACATGGATTATCAAGCTGGAAAATTGGTAGATACTGAATACAGTGCGGAAGAAGTGGCGATGGCTCTTTCTGGATTACCCGTTGTTGGTTAAAACGAATGTTGGCTGATTTTTTGCCGCCTTCAGTTGTTAATTCTCATTCGACAAAATATTGAGGGAGATGAATTGCCGCATCAATTTGTCAAGGCTGCGGTTGCAAGACTAACGGATATTTTATCTTCGATTTAATGGATATTCGCACAAACTGCATAGCGTTAAAAATTTTTGGCAGTGTGGGCGATCGGATCGTACTCAAAACGTCGGTAATGATAGGTTTCACCATAAAGATTGAAACTAAAAGTTGGTTCTTCGCCAATTGCTTTGACGCTATGGATAGCATCACTGGTGAAACTGATAATATCACCCTCAAGCAATATGATTTCGCCGACCGATTCAATTCGATGGGGAAACTTGGCATCGGGGACGCGCCGCCAGATCGTGTTGCTTTCCTCTCCTTCCAGAATGGCAATAATCCCCCAATTTCCATGATTGTGAATGGTAGAAACGATTCCCGGTTGCGCGAGTGCGGTTTGCACCGTCAACGGGTAGCCAAGTTCGTCATACAGCATCAATGCCGGAATCCCGGTGTCCGAAGGTTCGGGTTTTTGAGTCCGAAGCCAGTAAGAGTTGGTAATCAGCCGCCGCACGATTAACCGTAATGCTGCCAAACACTCAATTTCGTCGTAGCCTTGGTTGAGTACATCTTCCACTTCGGTGAGAAATCGGTGCAGGTAGTAGGGAGTCCGCAACAGATCCCACTCTTTTGCGGGTTTGCATACCTGCCAATTTCCATCTCCAGTTACCAAAAAATCGCGGTTTTTCATATAAATAGCCTACCCTGTCTCACAATCGGGATATTCATCGGTAATGGCAAGTGCTTGATTTATGCAACCATTCGCCAGTTCCAGATTATCTTCATCAGCAGATGCCAGCAGTAGCAATTTGAACAGTTTCAGAGAGTTGTAGAGTTTGTTGTTTGCGGTGCGATCGCCCTGAATTACAATTCCTCGGTTTCAAAAGACATCTCCAAAAATTCTTGTGGGGTAGGCATCCTGCCTACCCTTTGAGATTCTTTTGGAGGAGATGTCTAAAGCCAATTACCAACTAAAACAAAAGGTGACCAAAAAAATGGATGATTGTAGGAGGGATGTCGCAGTAAATTTAATTGAGCTTGGCGCAAAGCATTGGCTTTGCTGGAAGGAGTGTTTGTTAGTTGCCGATAAAACTCTATCATTAGTTGGGCTGTTGATTCATCCCTGACAGACCACAGGGTAGCAAGGGTACTTCGCGCTCCCGATCGCAAAGCAACGCCTGCCAAACCCAAGGTAGCTCGCAAGTCACCATTAGCGGTTTGACAAGCGCTCAATACCAATAGTTCGATCGGATCTTTTTCGCTTCTTCCTCGGATTTGAAGTAGCTCGTCTAGTTCCTTAACGTTAATCCGTCCATCCCAAGTTAAAAGAAATGTTTCTTCCGGATTGGAACTAAACTGACCGTGAGTAGCGAGATGTACAACCCGAAAAGGTTTGGCTTCGATTTGATTTTTTAAAGCTGTGCGAGTGAATTGTTTGTTTAATAAAAGTTTAGAAACATTTATTTCTAAGGCTATTTGCTTGACTTCATGGGCTACAGATGGTAAAGCAGAAAACCCTTGTCTAGCTTCAGTTAGTCCTGCTGTTAAGGCATTGAGTTGTTCTTTATTGAGTGTTTGTGGCTCTAGCAGTTGCAATCCGGAGCTGAGAACAACTGCGTATTGTTCGATCAGATATTGCTTACCATCGTAAAGAGCCGCCATCGGAATATTCCGCAATAATCCATCAGGGATAAATATTAAAGTTTTAATATTGTGAGTCTTCAAATCGGTTTTGGCAGGTTGAATCAGCCAATTAAAAACTTCCTGAGCGTAACGCAGGCGTTCTTTGTCGGAAAATTCGGGATTCAGGGATGAATAGAGCTGCTTTAAAGTTTTTTCCATTTCTGCTTTAGGTATTTTGGTAGCGTAGTGTCGTAGCGGTCGATCGGGAATGGAAAGAATCACTTCTATGCGATCGGCCAAAATGATGGGATAAATTACAGCAGCTGTAGGGTCGATTTGGTCAATTTGTACGGGATTTGCATCCAGGCAAGCATCTTGGAAAAAATTATCGAGTTCTGCTAATTGTAGTGCTTCTATGACTTGACGAGCCGTTTTGAGGTCGTCTTGAGTCGCGTTTTCTTGTAGCAAAAGGTCTACGAATTCCCGATGAATTGGTTCGACATTTTTGGTAAAGTTAAGCTGAATATCGGAGTCGATACCGATCAGGTCGCTTCGTAAAGCTTGGAGTGCTTTAAAGGCTTCTTGATAAGCAGCGATCGCTTCTTCCCGTTTGCCTTGCTGCTTGAGTAAATGACCGACTTGCCAAGCAGTGCGAGCTATTAATTCGTTCGAGTTTGTCTGTTTTGCAATGTAGAAAGCCTGTTGTGCAAGTGTTTGTGCTTCTTTTGTTTGCTCTTGTTGTGCGTACAGCTGGCTGAGTCGATCGAGTGCATAAGCTTCCGCAGTAGAGTCTTGCAGTTGGCGGGATAACTGTACGGCTGTACCCAAACTGGTAGCAATCTCCTGCAAGAATTTTGCTGGCAGAGTTTTTGGCTCTCGAACTGCCAATTTCATTAAACTTTCTGCAAAATTGACGCGAATGTAAATAGCTTGACGACCGACGGTCAGGCTGGCAATTTTAGATTCAATCTCAGGTAAAAGGGCGATCGCTTCTTCTGTTTTGTTTTCTTCTACCCTTAAACTGAATAGGTTAACGAGAGCTTGAGTTTGTAATAAAGGATTGCTACTGATTTGGGCTGCTTTTTGATAGTAATCTAAAGCTACTCTGGGTTCTCCGTATTCCCTGGCGACGTTACCTATATCGAGGAATGTAGCAGATCGATCGTTATCGTTTCCGGTACTCCGACTTACTGCTAAACTTTGTTTTAGCACTTCATAAGACTGTCGCAGATCGCCGATTAATTGTAGAGCGATTCCTAAACTCCGCAATCCGCTTGCTTTCAATTTGTTATCTGGTTGAGTTTGAATTTCTTGTAAATTTTCTTGCAAAATAGAGCGAGCCTGTCGGTGATTTCCTAATATTCGTAGTGCTTGGGCTTGATTGATGCTACTGCCGATAATACCTGTTTGATTTGCTGCTTGTTTGTAGGCAGATTCTGCTTGTATCCAAGTATCTAAAGCTGCTTGAGTTTGTCCTGTCTTTATTTGTAAATTTCCCTGGGCGTTAAGGGCTTGTCCCAGTAAAGATAAGCCTTGTCGGTTGAGTTTACCCTGACTTTTGAGCAATTGCAGGCTGCGATCGACTGCGGCGCGAGAAAGTTGGGCTTGTCCCAGGTCTTGATAAGCTAAAGATAAATAGTTTAATACGGAGACTTGAGGGAGAATAGCACTTTCAGCTTCAAAAGCTTTGGCGGCTTGTTGCCAAAGGGCGATCGCATCTTGATAGCGTCCGGCTTGATAGAGTTCTCTTCCCTGTTCTACAAGTTGTCTGGGTGCTGAAGTTTGCTGTGCGATCGGGACTCTATCGTTAGGATAAGTAACGTAGGGAAACATTACCGTTACTGAAAATAGAGCCAAGCATCCCAATCCGATATTCCAGAAAGATCGCAATAAGCTTTTTTTCAAATTCATTGTTGGTTTATAGTGTATGGCAGTTTTAGTGTAATTATAAATTTACCATAGTATTCAGGGAATCATTTGGGTAGGACAATTATAAATTCTGTCCCTTGGCCATATACGGAATTAAAAGTGATTTTTCCACCGTGTTTATCTTCTATAATTTGACGGGAGATAAATAAACCCAAACCCGTACCCTGCCCGACACTTTTAGTAGTAAATAAATGGTCGAAAGCTCTTTGTTTGACTTCAGGAGTCATCCCAATTCCATTATCTGCTATTTTAATAGTGACTGAATTAGTATTTGGCTCTATTCCCGTGGAAATAGTGATTCTACTAGGGTGAGTTTGCATCCCTACAAAAGTGCGATCGCGATGGGATTCTTCTAAAGCATCGATCGCATTAGCTAGCAAATTCATAAAAACTTGATTAAGTTGTCCGGGATAACATTTAATTTCTGGTAAAATGCCATAGTTTTTGATTACTTCAATGGCAGAGTGCTGCGACTTTGCTTTCAGTCGATGCTTGAGAATTAGTAAAGTACTATCCAGCCCATCATGAATATTAAAAGTGACTTTCGTATCGGTATCAGATCTGGAAAAAGTTCGCATCGATTGACTGATTTCCTCGATCCGATTAGTTCCTTCCTGCATCGAAAGGAGCATCTGGGGAAAGTCTTCTAGTAAATAATCCAATTCAATCGCGTCTATTTCTTTGAGAATTTCTGGAGCGGGATTGGGATAGTATTTTTGATAAAGTTTGATGACGTTAATTAAATTATGAGTGTACTCGTTAGCGTGTTTTAAATTTCCAACTATAAAGCCAACAGGGTTATTAATTTCATGCGCTATACCTGCTACTAGCTGACCTAAAGAAGACATTTTTTCATGCAGTACTAAATGTGCTTGAGCCTTCTTAAGTTCAGCAGTACGTTCTTCAACTTTTTTTTCTAAAGAAGCATTTAATTCGTGCAGTTGTGCATTTTTTTCAGCCAATTCTTCTGTTAAAAAATGTAATTTTAGGTGCATCTTAATGCGAGCCAATACCTCTTCTTGCTGAAAAGGTTTAGTAATATAATCTACTCCTCCGAGTGAAAGACCTTTTACTTTATGTTCTGTATCTGCTAAAGCAGTCATAAAAATAACAGGAATTCTTTGAGTAGTAACATTTTCTTTGATGCGACGGCAAGTTTCAAAACCATCAATACCGGGCATCATCACGTCTAGCAAAATCAGGTCTGGAGTAACTTCAGCCAGTTTACCAAGTGCATTTTCACCATCTTTAGCAACAAGGACTTTAAATCCAGAACTTCTTAGAAAGTTAAATAAAACTTTTATATTAGTGGGATTATCGTCTACGACAAGAATCGTGATATGTTCGCTGTTTTTCATATTTTTAAAGTTGAAAGAGAGAGGTAATTGGATAATAATTGAGTTACTTGTTGACTGGATAAAGGCTTAGAGAAGAAAAACCCTTGACCGAATTCACACCCTAAATCTTTCAATTTTTCCAATTGTTCGTTTGTTTCTATTCCTTCTGCTACTACATCCATATCTAAATTATGAGCTAAGGA from Aerosakkonema funiforme FACHB-1375 includes:
- a CDS encoding DUF6717 family protein, whose product is MSNAMMVIFPYRYEYTWVFDDDRVGLIREPFVSGIPQMIDLLVQNIPNADKGFKLLFSENPFPGYQAELVFVKQEYGGNWYRWQDKNMEGWLCPALFKYFNQTPNKIYCKAEKIPN
- the egtC gene encoding ergothioneine biosynthesis protein EgtC, coding for MCRLLGYLGPPILLDYILSKPEHSLIEQSYQPREMTSGLLNADGFGIGWYHAQRDTDPFTYKNLLPIWNDINLPNLSRYIESGCIVANVRSATAGQAVDLSNCQPFRSDRLLFTHNGFIENFRHSLYRPIRSRLRDETYQAIDGSTDSEHIFALLINELLANPDINLEKALQNTLITLSELAQLHQVNISANIIVTDGKQLVASRFGRGKPAPSLYWLRDDPAFPNAVIIASEPLFAGNWIGFSENSVISVGEDLDIQIDSF
- a CDS encoding SUMF1/EgtB/PvdO family nonheme iron enzyme; this encodes MQLCRAGTLALFEDIDRTTFSQQPHPEFSPVGWHLGHIGYAEALWLLEHCAKSQLPPLTKDGKIIPYRHLLAADGLLKGERVNLPTLAEICAYLDTVRKEVFDYLERAPLDEEERLWRFIIQHESQHSEIIYFLLQLQRRSSLNPQFSETQLITDNGQLTETIAIPAGEFEMGNDTIDALDNERPCHRVYLDTYQIDRYPVTCGQYRLFMEAGGYQNRQWWTPAGWEWLQANQFTQPLYWIEDSAWDDRPVCGVSWYEADAFARFVGKRLPTEAEWEKAASWDAAANRRRTYPWGEEKPNAHLCNHDCIKQKQQGNSAIQNPTTPVTAYPAGQSAYGLYDTLGNVWEWTSSWFDGYEGFEYYPYRGYSQVYFDRQHRVLKGGSWATRPWALRCSFRNWYHPGVRQILAGFRCAIGRG
- the egtD gene encoding L-histidine N(alpha)-methyltransferase — encoded protein: MTISKTASGKAAFPYTIEKRLQIEYLLSATALSQHKQSDGSDVVWGLTQTPKTIPPRYFYDDPGSQLFEQICELPEYYLTRTEGAILQGCAAEIARLTGACEIVELGSGSSTKTRILLDAYNKLGYPLGYVPIDVSAGILESSARELLADYPSLVVRALVSTYELALERLEASRLATRMICFLGSTLGNLNREECDRFLSQIADALNVGEYFLLGVDLQKSEYLLNAAYNDSQGVTAAFNLNMLEHLNWRFDGNFDKAQFEHWAFYNKSQSQIEMHLRSVRSQTVQLRALDLTVEFEKGETIFTEISRKFDLNSIQKELQGHDLVPLQVWTDPNQWFGVLLCQMQKTKSVSVTA
- a CDS encoding methyl-accepting chemotaxis protein, whose protein sequence is MLANLKLRKLLWLGYSLPITLMIVESVIIGVASVRVSEGFVKIDRAEEAIVQTNQMAVSLLMMVRDFRGFLLFKRPDLLNTFETNWLSFQNASEAAQKVVDKPEQKERLTKMIVQGREWKNDFANGVIKMAMSGKREEGLAIVLSGKGVIRVDKFDKLNREFSEAARAELRATQTEAKNTLNSLVLMAVGGAFFSAILNAIAAYWICKKVAQSIDRETEVIVSCASELAVTVEQQERASSQQVGSVNQTTVTMDELGVSSQQSAKQAESAATGAREALNLALKGSKSVAYSLDGMAKLKEKVSAIAEQILHLSQQTNQIGEISRFVSDIANQTNMLALNATVEAVRAGENGKGFGVVAAEIRKLADESKKSAVKINILVADIQSAIDSTAIVTNEGTKTVEEGVEVAKSTAEAFTGVMNAIDSVALNNQQISLNINQQAVAINQVADAMNTINSAAKETTGGISQVRLGIQKLDDSARNLKAVV
- a CDS encoding TrpB-like pyridoxal phosphate-dependent enzyme, with amino-acid sequence MNTIKYLLSEDQMPTAWYNIQADLSTPLPPVLHPGTGQPITPDDLIPLFPMSLIEQEVTQQRWIEIPDEVKSIYRQWRPTPLYRARRLEKVLDTPAKIYYKYEGVSPAGSHKPNTAVAQAYYNKQAGVKRLSTETGAGQWGSSLAFAGALFGLEVLVYMVKVSYHQKPYRRALMEAYGARVVASPSQETQAGRSILASHPNSTGSLGIAISEAVEVAAQDDGTKYALGSVLNHVLLHQTVIGLEALAQLEMAGDYPDIVVGCTGGGSNFAGIAFPFLGAKLRGERDVEIIAVEPAACPSLTRGKYAYDFGDTAHLTPLVKMHTLGSTFVPEGIHAGGLRYHGMAPLVSHVVNLGLAKPRAEYQLGCFAAGLTFARAEGILPAPEANHAVKAAIDEALKCKESGESKVILFNLCGHGHFDMQAYMDYQAGKLVDTEYSAEEVAMALSGLPVVG
- a CDS encoding cysteine dioxygenase family protein is translated as MKNRDFLVTGDGNWQVCKPAKEWDLLRTPYYLHRFLTEVEDVLNQGYDEIECLAALRLIVRRLITNSYWLRTQKPEPSDTGIPALMLYDELGYPLTVQTALAQPGIVSTIHNHGNWGIIAILEGEESNTIWRRVPDAKFPHRIESVGEIILLEGDIISFTSDAIHSVKAIGEEPTFSFNLYGETYHYRRFEYDPIAHTAKNF